The Microcebus murinus isolate Inina chromosome 4, M.murinus_Inina_mat1.0, whole genome shotgun sequence genome has a segment encoding these proteins:
- the LOC105884168 gene encoding olfactory receptor 4C15-like: MHNQSFVTEFVLLGLSQNPDVQKILFVVFLLVYIAIVCINMLIVVTILNTPALLGSPMYFFLAFLSFLDACFSSIFMPKMITDNLYDRKTISFEGCMMQLFADHFFSGAEVIVLTAMAYDRYVAICKPLHYSSIMNRRFCGILVGVAWTGGFLHSIIQILFTFHLPFCGPNVIDHFCCELYPLLALACTDTHIFGLFVVVNSGFFCIIIFSLLLVSYGVILFSLRSHSSEGQRKALSTCGSHIAVVVLFFVPCICVYVRPPSALSSDKMVAIFFTVLAPLFNPLIYTFRNKEVKSAMRKVWKRLVGVSDGK, translated from the coding sequence ATGCACAACCAAAGCTTTGTTACTGAATTTGTCCTCCTGGGGCTTTCACAGAATCCAGatgttcagaaaatattatttgttgtatttttgctTGTCTATATTGCAATAGTCTGCATAAACATGTTAATTGTAGTAACCATCCTCAACACCCCTGCACTACTGGGatcccccatgtacttcttcctggcTTTCCTGTCCTTCCTAGATGCATGCTTTTCCTCCATCTTCATGCCAAAGATGATCACGGACAACCTCTATGACAGGAAAACCATCTCCTTTGAAGGCTGCATGATGCAGCTTTTTGCTGATCACTTCTTCAGTGGGGCAGAGGTGATTGTCCTCACAGCCATGGCCTATGATCGGTATGTGGCCATTTGCAAGCCTTTGCATTACTCTTCCATCATGAACCGCAGGTTCTGTGGCATTCTGGTTGGGGTAGCCTGGACAGGGGGCTTCTTGCATTCCATTATACAAATTCTCTTTACTTTCCATTTGCCCTTTTGTGGTCCCAATGTCATTGATCACTTCTGTTGTGAATTGTATCCATTACTGGCGCTTGCCTGCACTGACACTCACATCTTTGGCCTTTTTGTGGTCGTCAATAGTGGGTTTTTCTGCATCATAATCTTCTCCTTGTTGCTTGTTTCCTATGGTGTCATCTTGTTCTCTCTGAGAAGTCATAGTTCTGAAGGGCAGAGAAAAGCTCTGTCTACCTGTGGATCTCACATTGCTGTTGTGGTTTTATTCTTTGTCCCGTGCATATGCGTATATGTACGACCTCCATCTGCTTTATCCTCTGATAAAATGGTGGCAATATTTTTCACCGTCCTAGCTCCATTGTTCAATcctttgatttatacttttagGAATAAGGAGGTAAAAAGTGCCATGAGGAAAGTATGGAAAAGATTGGTGGGTGTttctgatggaaaataa